One Setaria italica strain Yugu1 chromosome I, Setaria_italica_v2.0, whole genome shotgun sequence DNA window includes the following coding sequences:
- the LOC101761939 gene encoding uncharacterized protein LOC101761939 yields MSEACWKKWMPSAESRIRRMTGDREKTRSFQTCHSSPPLLLGTAARRLLRHLGADGTCAAEAEAAASTTDFLIANPKRRARAGGCRLKDFGAGRKSKWRLRREGSFLELHETGRARLDFCRRRLRLAKEGWRRVLKAAIKKFKARQRRSRQAPLLQMMLPML; encoded by the exons ATGTCGGAGGCCTGCTGGAAGAAGTGGATGCCGAGCGCCGAGAGCAGGATCCGCCGCATGACCGGGGACAGAGAGAAGACAAGGTCCTTCCAAACCTGCcactcctcgccgccgctcctcctggGCACG GctgcccgccgcctcctccgacaTCTCGGTGCCGACGGCACCTGcgcggccgaggccgaggctGCCGCCTCCACGACGGACTTCCTTATCGCCAACCCGAAGCGCAGGGCGAGGGCTGGCGGCTGCAGGCTCAAGGACTTCGGCGCCGGCAGGAAATCCAAgtggcggctgcggcgcgaAGGGTCCTTCCTCGAGCTCCACGAGACGGGCAGGGCCAGGCTCGACTTCTGCCGGCGGCGCCTTCGCCTTGCGAAG GAGGGCTGGAGGCGGGTGCTCAAGGCGGCCATCAAGAAGTTCaaggcgcggcagcggcggtccCGGCAGGCTCCCCTCCTCCAGATGATGCTCCCCATGCtgtga
- the LOC101785149 gene encoding uncharacterized protein LOC101785149, whose product MKLVWCPEVASKAYIDGVRALAGHDDLAGSAEVAELVAAMAGGWNAQLVVEAPDVPAQSSISSSRPPATCLALAAAARRTGGRYACVLPEGGSASAAAVFAGVRSQEDADAGAESPSPSPTVVVASDADEAMARLEGVDLLVIDARRRDAAAVLRAARPGARGMVVVRHGDGRRRGATALAAASMAAGTRVVRSVYLPIGKGVEVLHVGVGKGPSLHSRGGARGTGRWIRHVNHDTGEEHVFRRQ is encoded by the coding sequence ATGAAGCTGGTGTGGTGTCCGGAGGTGGCGTCCAAGGCCTACATCGACGGCGTCAGGGCGCTCGCCGGCCACGACGACCTCGCCGGATCGGCGGAGGTCGCCGAGctcgtcgccgccatggccggcggctgGAACGCGCAGCTCGTCGTCGAGGCGCCGGACGTGCCGGCGCAATCATCCATCTCTTCTTCACGGCCGCCCGCCACATGCCTCGCGCTCGCCGCAGCCGCGAGGCGCACGGGCGGGCGCTACGCCTGCGTGCTTCCGGAGGGCGGCTCCGCGTCCGCCGCGGCGGTATTCGCCGGCGTCCGCTCGCAGGAGGACGCGGACGCGGGAGcggagtcgccgtcgccgtccccgaCGGTCGTCGTGGCcagcgacgccgacgaggcgatGGCGCGGCTGGAGGGTGTCGACCTGCTAGTGATcgacgcgcggcggcgggacgcGGCGGCCGTGCTGCGGGCGGCCAGGCCCGGGGCCAGGGGCATGGTGGTGGTGCGCCACGGCGACGGAAGGCGGCGCGGTGCCACGGCGCTGGCCGCGGCGTCCATGGCGGCCGGGACAAGGGTCGTGCGCTCCGTCTACCTGCCCATCGGCAAGGGCGTCGAGGTTCTCCACGTCGGCGTCGGGAAGGGGCCTAGCCTGCATAGCCGGGGCGGCGCCCGGGGGACCGGCCGGTGGATCCGGCACGTCAACCACGACACCGGCGAGGAGCATGTCTTTCGGCGGCAGTAG